A window of Candidatus Vicinibacter proximus contains these coding sequences:
- a CDS encoding T9SS type A sorting domain-containing protein has protein sequence MKIFYALIVFVFYALDYHVEAQVSFKHFTLSRQASANTQIVDLDRDGKKDILMVNRSSDTSIVWYQNMGNGYFSPAKQIWNAGRNNLYYSESIALADFNNDGHLDFAADNYYGQNALAFINDGSQNFTRTVASHIGGEFFGINTVDVNNDDYPEIVASGRIFNNTKGVFDSVGTKLSLFGYSTISHDFDGDSFEDIAQYTNNNKIVFYQNNTNGGFNAPKTIDSLLKFGYYYMSLCDLDADNNVDILYPSSTYFPNSDNIMKWYKSNGKGTFTIHNLLVVDTNYVVTSIFAADINSDGQKDLVASMYVRGNNKGAVRCFWNQGGNVFDSSKYQVVTTAINYPVFVRVEDIDSDGDQDILTASFGGPGGMAWFQNQSIPNTTGLNEHTVYQPLVYPNPLTSETTLSFSEEQKNTTIKIIDLFGKEIRSHNFNGKEFILKRGELINGIYFLQILDEHRNLTNKKIVIE, from the coding sequence ATGAAAATTTTTTACGCACTTATTGTTTTCGTATTTTATGCGCTGGATTATCATGTAGAAGCACAAGTCTCTTTTAAACATTTTACTTTGTCCAGACAAGCTTCAGCCAACACACAGATTGTGGACCTGGATAGAGACGGTAAGAAAGATATACTTATGGTTAACCGCTCTTCAGATACCAGTATAGTCTGGTATCAAAATATGGGCAATGGATATTTTTCACCAGCAAAGCAAATATGGAACGCCGGAAGAAACAACCTTTATTATTCTGAATCCATCGCTTTGGCAGATTTTAATAATGACGGACACCTTGATTTTGCTGCTGACAATTATTATGGACAAAATGCCCTTGCGTTTATAAACGATGGCTCTCAAAATTTTACAAGAACTGTTGCAAGCCATATAGGAGGAGAATTTTTTGGCATCAATACCGTTGATGTCAACAATGATGACTACCCTGAAATAGTTGCCTCCGGAAGAATTTTTAATAATACCAAAGGCGTTTTCGACAGCGTCGGTACGAAGCTTAGCCTGTTCGGTTATTCAACCATAAGTCATGACTTTGATGGCGACTCTTTTGAAGACATCGCTCAATATACAAACAACAATAAAATAGTTTTTTATCAAAACAACACAAATGGCGGATTTAATGCACCTAAAACAATTGACTCACTGCTTAAATTTGGCTATTATTACATGAGTCTGTGTGATCTTGACGCTGACAATAACGTAGATATACTTTATCCTTCAAGTACCTATTTTCCCAATTCTGACAACATCATGAAGTGGTATAAGTCCAATGGAAAAGGAACCTTCACCATCCATAATTTGCTGGTGGTGGATACAAACTATGTAGTCACCAGCATTTTTGCTGCTGATATTAACAGTGATGGTCAAAAAGATCTTGTTGCATCCATGTATGTCCGTGGCAACAATAAGGGTGCGGTCAGATGCTTCTGGAACCAGGGTGGTAATGTATTTGATTCCAGCAAATACCAAGTGGTTACCACGGCTATCAATTATCCAGTTTTTGTAAGAGTGGAGGATATAGACAGTGATGGAGATCAGGATATTCTCACTGCAAGTTTTGGTGGTCCGGGTGGTATGGCATGGTTTCAAAATCAATCCATTCCCAACACGACAGGATTGAATGAGCATACGGTTTATCAGCCCCTTGTATATCCTAATCCGCTTACATCAGAAACTACCTTATCCTTTAGTGAAGAACAAAAAAACACCACAATAAAAATAATTGACTTGTTTGGCAAGGAAATAAGAAGTCATAACTTTAATGGGAAAGAATTTATCCTAAAAAGAGGTGAATTGATTAATGGCATTTACTTTTTACAGATCTTGGATGAGCATAGAAATTTAACCAATAAGAAAATAGTCATTGAATAG
- a CDS encoding beta-lactamase family protein gives MKLKSLFGLLLISYFTYGQSKKITRLDGSKISFSEVDKIVKHLMDTANVQGLDLAILNNKKTVYLKSYGYKNKTNAELLDTNSVMYGASFSKAVFAFLTLKLVQEKTIELDKPLYKYLSKPISEYEYFSDLKSDDRWKLITARMCLSHTTGLPNVRWLHPTTGVEDTLGIMKIYFKPGTKYAYSGEGLKLLQLVEEEITHKTVEDLAIEKVFAPIGMKRSGYIWYKEFDDNFAIGHLQDGTLNPKKKRKIPVASGSLVTTITDYSKFIEFVMQQKGLDKKMYNEMLSSQIKIHSKVQFPTITEETTTENKAIDLSYGLGWGLLKCKYGRAFFKEGHDDAWRNYNINFIDKGISIIIMTNSANGELIFKELLEKLIGDTFTPWKWETYFPYNYKK, from the coding sequence ATGAAATTAAAATCCTTATTCGGATTACTACTTATATCCTATTTTACATATGGACAAAGTAAAAAAATTACAAGACTTGATGGAAGCAAAATTTCTTTTTCAGAAGTTGACAAAATAGTCAAACATCTTATGGACACGGCAAATGTTCAAGGTTTGGATTTGGCAATTCTCAATAACAAGAAAACTGTTTATTTAAAATCCTATGGTTATAAAAATAAGACCAATGCAGAACTATTGGATACAAATAGTGTAATGTATGGTGCTTCATTTAGTAAAGCCGTATTTGCTTTTTTAACATTGAAACTTGTTCAAGAAAAAACAATTGAGTTGGATAAGCCTCTTTATAAATATTTAAGTAAACCAATTTCTGAATATGAATACTTTTCAGACCTAAAATCAGATGATAGATGGAAATTAATTACAGCGAGAATGTGTTTAAGCCATACAACCGGGCTTCCAAATGTAAGATGGTTACATCCTACAACAGGAGTGGAAGATACACTTGGAATTATGAAAATTTATTTTAAACCTGGTACAAAATATGCTTATTCAGGAGAAGGTTTAAAACTTTTACAATTAGTTGAAGAAGAAATTACTCATAAAACAGTTGAAGATTTAGCCATTGAAAAAGTTTTTGCTCCCATTGGAATGAAGAGATCTGGTTACATTTGGTACAAAGAATTCGATGACAATTTTGCAATTGGACATTTGCAAGATGGAACGCTAAACCCAAAGAAAAAACGAAAAATTCCTGTTGCAAGCGGTTCATTGGTAACAACAATTACTGACTATTCAAAATTTATTGAGTTTGTAATGCAACAAAAAGGGTTAGACAAAAAAATGTATAACGAAATGTTGTCATCTCAAATTAAAATACATTCAAAGGTCCAATTTCCGACAATCACAGAAGAAACTACAACGGAAAACAAAGCCATAGACTTATCTTATGGACTTGGCTGGGGACTTCTAAAATGTAAATATGGTAGAGCATTCTTCAAAGAAGGACACGATGACGCCTGGAGAAATTACAACATCAATTTTATTGACAAAGGAATTTCAATTATTATAATGACAAATAGTGCAAATGGAGAATTGATCTTCAAAGAACTTTTGGAAAAACTAATTGGCGACACATTTACTCCTTGGAAATGGGAAACATATTTTCCCTACAACTATAAAAAGTAA
- a CDS encoding GNAT family N-acetyltransferase, with amino-acid sequence MEIKRIDKSDLKWVSELLGQSFAEDPMFNFVLGNQINNKRKMEWIQGRSFIYACSHGECYATEDNSGVLFMLPPAEVKVTFMKMAKAGMLALPLKLGMKTFFNFSELMDHVDKEHFASANFDHYYIMVMGVLPVKQGKGIGKKLLNHALEIIDRQNLTCYLETQNIDNVAIYKKFGFEIISNKKLPKGDLQNWGMVRKQVKGQLKVAND; translated from the coding sequence ATGGAAATAAAAAGAATAGATAAAAGTGACTTAAAATGGGTTTCAGAGTTACTTGGGCAATCTTTTGCCGAAGACCCAATGTTTAATTTTGTTTTGGGAAACCAAATCAATAACAAACGAAAAATGGAATGGATTCAGGGACGCTCATTCATTTATGCATGTTCGCACGGAGAGTGCTATGCGACTGAAGATAATAGTGGCGTTCTATTTATGTTGCCGCCTGCAGAAGTTAAAGTGACGTTTATGAAAATGGCTAAAGCTGGAATGCTTGCTCTTCCTTTAAAGTTAGGCATGAAAACTTTCTTTAACTTTTCTGAGCTAATGGACCATGTTGACAAGGAACATTTTGCTTCTGCTAATTTTGATCACTACTATATTATGGTAATGGGTGTTTTGCCCGTCAAGCAGGGAAAAGGCATTGGAAAGAAACTCTTGAACCATGCTCTTGAGATAATTGATAGACAAAATTTAACGTGTTACTTGGAAACACAAAATATTGATAATGTAGCCATCTATAAGAAATTTGGATTTGAAATTATATCAAATAAGAAATTGCCCAAAGGGGATTTACAAAATTGGGGAATGGTTCGTAAACAAGTAAAAGGTCAACTGAAAGTAGCAAATGACTAA
- a CDS encoding methyltransferase domain-containing protein translates to MAKLDFLRQGIKNMRTIGSVSRSSGFVSKTMLDAVDFNLARVVVELGAGDGAITEHLLKRLHPDAKLLIFEVNAAFCEELRKLPDSRITIIEDSAEHIEAYLKNLQIESIDAVISAIPFVLFPKELSINILKAVKSCMKQGASFVQLHYSLSLKKMYEEIFGQVRFEFVPINIPPAFIILCKKA, encoded by the coding sequence GTGGCCAAACTGGATTTTCTACGGCAGGGAATAAAAAACATGCGGACCATTGGTTCTGTGAGCAGGTCTTCCGGCTTTGTCAGCAAGACCATGCTGGACGCTGTGGACTTTAACCTTGCCAGGGTAGTTGTTGAGTTAGGGGCCGGTGATGGCGCCATAACAGAGCATCTTTTAAAAAGGCTGCATCCTGATGCCAAACTTTTGATCTTTGAAGTGAACGCTGCATTTTGCGAGGAATTGAGAAAACTACCGGATTCCAGAATCACCATTATTGAAGACTCCGCAGAACACATCGAAGCATATCTGAAAAATCTTCAGATTGAGAGCATCGATGCCGTTATTTCTGCAATTCCATTCGTGTTGTTTCCTAAAGAATTATCCATCAACATCCTCAAAGCTGTCAAATCCTGTATGAAGCAAGGCGCCAGTTTTGTGCAACTACATTACAGTCTCTCCTTGAAAAAAATGTACGAAGAGATTTTCGGCCAGGTAAGATTTGAATTTGTACCCATCAACATTCCTCCTGCTTTCATCATCCTGTGCAAAAAGGCATAG
- a CDS encoding PD40 domain-containing protein, whose protein sequence is MSRMFFCALLSLLLVRMQAQSESIRTAKKYYAQEDYYHAGILFEQLFNKVKKDKSDLLIASKCFYESNRLDRAAEGFNLLSKSKKYRKESFRYLAQIHQYQRNFRQAIFYHKRYLSLLDRDNHERPKIYAQIEHCTKGLAIHKKEPLAIVESIGPEINTHEDEFAAFPSVNYPGKYYFSAVKENNEGGKRNEEGVLDKTKGRFRADLFVIEEARGNWSSMKDLNPLLNSSKHDVILDFAKHGEVMIFFQGWDEIKGTASVDTFTGSNRKYKFSKFESIFNPEIGDNSLCVFQDSIMIFSSARTGGYGGYDLYISVFRKGNWSQASNLGPDINTYYNETTPFLANDGLTLYFSSNHSGSMGGFDIYRTRFGAEEGKWQTPKNLGVPINSAGDDLHFKLTSDGIAGVFSSDRKEDNQGKRDIYIAYFKEDLEEQYYPPNGSAVTQWFQFNEPLRKNKQTQEFTETPEKSLPIKTEIKLDAIVDQGDDFLKDERNRNTLAKLVELLQKYPGLRLRITGHSFEESPEALNLYFSMKKARQVNDYLISKNIPQNRLELRSAGRSFPIVKTEINGIPYPASQKINKRVELQLLGTETTDLLVGYNIPGINESLLENNQETRALFQTGLFYSILLGESAQVLNHPVLQKGNEQFFAERNPRNEKISYYCGLFRTFREAKNFLNQNTSEKSSNIRAFVDGKKLERNELINFVDKYDDLILLINEYNKNQ, encoded by the coding sequence ATGAGCCGGATGTTTTTTTGCGCTCTGTTGTCCTTGCTTTTGGTAAGGATGCAAGCGCAATCAGAATCCATCCGGACTGCAAAAAAATATTACGCACAGGAGGATTATTACCATGCCGGTATCTTATTTGAGCAATTATTCAACAAAGTAAAAAAAGACAAAAGCGACTTGTTGATTGCTTCCAAATGTTTTTACGAAAGCAACCGTTTGGATCGCGCCGCAGAAGGATTTAACCTGCTGAGCAAATCCAAAAAATACCGCAAAGAATCCTTTCGTTATCTGGCTCAGATTCATCAGTATCAAAGAAATTTTCGGCAGGCTATTTTTTACCACAAAAGATATTTGAGCTTACTGGACCGGGATAATCATGAGCGACCAAAGATTTATGCCCAGATTGAACACTGCACAAAAGGACTCGCAATCCATAAAAAAGAACCACTTGCCATTGTAGAATCCATCGGCCCCGAAATCAATACACACGAAGATGAGTTTGCCGCATTCCCCAGCGTAAATTATCCCGGCAAATACTATTTCAGCGCAGTCAAAGAAAACAATGAAGGGGGGAAAAGAAATGAAGAAGGGGTATTGGATAAAACCAAAGGTCGTTTTCGTGCAGATCTTTTTGTGATTGAAGAAGCCAGGGGAAACTGGTCCTCGATGAAAGATCTGAACCCACTCCTCAACAGCAGTAAGCATGACGTAATACTTGATTTTGCGAAACACGGTGAGGTGATGATTTTCTTCCAGGGATGGGATGAAATAAAAGGAACTGCGAGTGTAGACACCTTTACCGGCAGCAACCGCAAATACAAATTCTCTAAATTCGAATCCATCTTTAACCCTGAGATTGGGGACAACAGTTTGTGCGTCTTTCAGGATTCCATAATGATTTTCAGCAGTGCCCGGACGGGAGGTTATGGTGGGTATGACTTATACATTAGTGTCTTCAGAAAAGGCAATTGGTCACAAGCCAGCAATCTCGGTCCGGACATAAATACTTACTACAATGAAACCACCCCATTTTTAGCCAATGATGGCCTGACCCTGTATTTCTCTTCCAATCATTCCGGCAGCATGGGTGGCTTTGATATTTACAGAACAAGATTTGGTGCGGAAGAAGGTAAATGGCAGACACCTAAAAATCTGGGGGTGCCCATCAACAGCGCCGGTGATGATTTGCATTTTAAATTGACCTCGGATGGGATTGCAGGAGTGTTTAGCTCTGACCGCAAAGAAGACAATCAGGGTAAAAGAGATATCTACATTGCCTACTTTAAAGAAGATCTCGAAGAGCAATATTATCCACCCAATGGAAGTGCAGTCACTCAATGGTTTCAATTTAACGAACCTTTGAGAAAAAACAAACAGACCCAGGAATTCACGGAAACACCTGAGAAATCACTTCCAATTAAAACGGAAATTAAGCTGGATGCTATTGTGGATCAGGGAGACGATTTTCTCAAAGACGAGCGCAACCGCAATACGCTTGCAAAGCTGGTGGAACTTCTACAAAAATATCCCGGACTTCGTCTGAGGATTACGGGACATTCCTTCGAAGAAAGTCCCGAAGCGCTGAATTTGTATTTTTCCATGAAAAAAGCCCGCCAGGTTAATGATTATCTCATCAGCAAGAACATCCCACAAAACAGATTAGAATTAAGATCAGCAGGTCGATCCTTTCCTATTGTCAAAACAGAAATCAACGGAATCCCTTATCCTGCTTCACAAAAAATCAACAAACGTGTAGAGCTGCAATTGCTGGGCACAGAGACTACGGACCTGCTTGTAGGTTATAACATTCCAGGGATCAACGAAAGCCTGCTGGAGAACAACCAGGAAACCAGAGCGCTGTTTCAGACCGGATTGTTCTATTCGATCCTGCTTGGAGAATCCGCACAAGTGCTCAATCACCCTGTTTTACAAAAGGGGAATGAACAGTTTTTTGCAGAAAGAAACCCTAGGAACGAAAAGATAAGTTACTATTGTGGATTGTTCAGAACTTTCCGGGAGGCTAAAAACTTCCTAAACCAGAATACCAGTGAAAAAAGTAGTAACATCCGTGCCTTTGTCGATGGTAAAAAACTGGAAAGAAATGAGCTGATTAATTTTGTGGATAAATACGATGATCTGATTTTACTGATAAACGAATACAACAAAAATCAATAA
- a CDS encoding 2-oxo acid dehydrogenase subunit E2, translated as MARVELIMPKMGESIMEATILKWVKKEGDAVGLDETILEIATDKVDSEIPSPSAGVIGKILFKENDVVPIGTVIAYIETDASDVAISPAPAAAPAPAVANEAPATSAAPSSVVSTLVVASEPIKSGEDRFYSPLVRSIAKEENISQSQLDQITGSGLGGRVTKRDILEFISQGKPSTASQAPAVSSPVEAPAAKPQAPAISIGGNVEIIEMDRMRKLIADHMVMSKSVSPHVTSFVEIDMTPAVLWRDRVKDSFQKKYGQKITFTPIFVEAVAKAIKDFPMINISVDGTRIIKKNDINIGMAAALPSGNLIVPVIKNADRLNLVGLTYAVNDLADRARQNKLKPEEIQEGTFTITNVGGFGNIMGTPIINQPQVAILATGAIKKKPAVIETPTGDTIGIRHMMFLSLSYDHRVVDGSLGGKFLRKVGDYLEQFDINQNI; from the coding sequence ATGGCTCGAGTCGAACTGATTATGCCCAAAATGGGGGAAAGCATTATGGAAGCCACCATATTGAAGTGGGTAAAAAAAGAAGGAGATGCCGTTGGACTGGATGAAACCATCCTGGAAATAGCCACGGATAAGGTGGACAGTGAGATTCCATCCCCGTCCGCCGGCGTGATTGGTAAGATCCTTTTCAAAGAAAATGATGTAGTTCCCATCGGTACCGTCATCGCCTATATAGAAACAGATGCATCTGACGTGGCTATAAGCCCTGCTCCTGCAGCAGCTCCTGCTCCTGCTGTCGCTAACGAAGCTCCGGCAACATCAGCTGCACCTTCTTCAGTCGTAAGCACGCTTGTAGTTGCTTCAGAACCCATTAAATCCGGAGAAGACAGGTTTTATTCTCCCCTAGTCAGAAGTATTGCCAAAGAAGAAAATATTTCCCAAAGTCAGTTGGACCAAATCACAGGTTCCGGACTGGGAGGTCGCGTGACAAAACGAGATATTCTGGAATTTATCAGTCAGGGTAAACCCTCTACAGCCTCACAAGCACCCGCAGTTTCTTCACCCGTGGAAGCACCGGCTGCCAAACCTCAGGCACCGGCCATATCCATTGGTGGCAATGTAGAAATCATTGAGATGGATCGCATGCGCAAACTCATTGCCGATCACATGGTAATGAGTAAATCTGTCTCACCGCATGTAACTTCATTTGTGGAGATCGACATGACCCCGGCCGTTTTGTGGCGTGACAGAGTAAAGGACAGTTTTCAGAAAAAATATGGGCAGAAAATTACCTTCACGCCCATTTTTGTAGAAGCGGTTGCCAAAGCCATCAAGGATTTCCCTATGATCAACATCTCAGTGGACGGAACCCGGATCATCAAAAAGAATGACATCAACATCGGGATGGCGGCCGCACTTCCTTCCGGAAATTTGATTGTCCCGGTCATTAAAAATGCCGATCGTTTGAATCTGGTTGGTTTAACTTATGCCGTAAACGATCTTGCAGACCGCGCCAGGCAAAACAAACTTAAGCCTGAAGAAATTCAGGAGGGAACCTTTACCATCACCAACGTGGGTGGTTTCGGCAACATCATGGGTACACCCATCATTAATCAGCCCCAGGTGGCTATTTTGGCTACCGGTGCCATCAAGAAAAAACCTGCCGTAATAGAGACACCAACAGGTGATACCATTGGTATCCGTCACATGATGTTCCTGTCCCTCTCCTACGACCACAGGGTAGTGGACGGATCTTTGGGTGGCAAATTCCTTCGTAAAGTAGGCGACTACCTGGAGCAATTTGACATCAACCAAAATATCTGA
- a CDS encoding nicotinamide-nucleotide amidohydrolase family protein: MLEPRNVPIREVHRQQCYMPANATLLENKMGTAMGMWMENGGKIYVAMPGVPYEMDYIMTHGVLPGLIAKSYSSNMYHQTIHVGGMGETEIAAIIEPLLDPLPEYISLAYLPALGTVRVRLTGNHENADLLKNQIDEYIGQMVTSLGEKVFAAGDSSLEKAIGTLLMEKGLSIGTAESCTGGNIAHKITGIAGSSVYFKGGIVSYTNSVKNSLLHVSAHTLEFHGAVSEETVREMVVGCCAALGVDLAVAVSGIAGPEGGTDELPVGTIFIAAGNSDKIFTRKLKLGKDRSRNIETASIYGLLLAREWILSPK; encoded by the coding sequence TTGCTGGAACCCAGAAACGTGCCTATCCGCGAGGTTCACCGCCAACAATGTTACATGCCTGCCAATGCCACACTCCTGGAGAATAAAATGGGGACTGCGATGGGCATGTGGATGGAAAATGGCGGAAAGATTTACGTCGCTATGCCGGGTGTTCCTTACGAAATGGATTATATTATGACCCATGGTGTCCTACCCGGATTAATCGCCAAATCCTATTCTTCCAACATGTATCATCAGACCATCCATGTGGGGGGGATGGGAGAAACCGAGATTGCAGCCATCATCGAACCACTTCTGGATCCACTCCCTGAATACATAAGTCTGGCTTATCTCCCGGCCTTGGGGACAGTGCGGGTAAGGCTTACCGGAAATCATGAAAATGCAGATTTGTTGAAAAATCAAATCGATGAATATATTGGCCAAATGGTCACCAGTTTGGGGGAAAAAGTTTTTGCTGCCGGGGACAGCTCACTTGAAAAAGCAATAGGCACATTATTGATGGAAAAAGGCCTGAGTATCGGCACTGCGGAAAGTTGTACCGGAGGCAACATAGCCCACAAAATTACCGGAATTGCGGGTAGTTCGGTCTACTTCAAAGGGGGTATTGTAAGTTATACCAATTCAGTAAAAAACAGTTTGCTGCATGTATCCGCCCACACTCTGGAGTTTCATGGTGCGGTAAGCGAAGAGACTGTCCGCGAGATGGTAGTCGGATGCTGTGCGGCATTGGGTGTGGATCTTGCAGTTGCGGTAAGTGGCATTGCGGGACCCGAAGGCGGAACGGATGAGTTGCCCGTTGGGACCATTTTTATTGCAGCTGGAAACTCCGATAAAATATTTACCCGAAAACTCAAATTGGGGAAAGACCGAAGCAGAAATATAGAAACCGCAAGCATCTATGGCCTTTTGCTTGCAAGAGAGTGGATACTTTCCCCAAAGTAA
- a CDS encoding DUF4956 domain-containing protein, which yields MQEFLSLYANIENPTLEMVLFTFLLSFCLACLVAITYQNTSNITIKSSNYIQSLILSSLVATTIMQAIGDNVAVGLGMLGALSIIQFRTSFRDPRDIIFMFAALGTGIACGVYGFYVAILGTILFCVVAVILRFTPFHNGRNVVWELRVRSDSGIFMEDFHLIMDQYCIRYDLDNLRIDAEKGKEPYRELDYKLILKHESDYEELIKNLHDKSYQVKKMSRQGEEQIDNT from the coding sequence ATGCAAGAATTTTTATCACTCTACGCAAATATTGAGAATCCAACCCTGGAAATGGTGTTGTTTACTTTTTTGCTTTCTTTTTGCCTTGCCTGTCTGGTAGCCATCACCTATCAAAACACCTCCAACATTACCATCAAGTCTTCCAATTACATTCAATCCCTCATCCTGTCATCTCTGGTGGCTACCACCATCATGCAAGCCATAGGTGATAATGTTGCAGTAGGTCTTGGTATGCTGGGTGCACTTTCTATCATACAATTCAGAACTTCTTTCAGAGACCCCAGAGACATTATTTTTATGTTTGCTGCATTGGGAACAGGTATTGCCTGTGGGGTTTATGGATTTTACGTGGCCATCCTGGGTACAATACTTTTTTGTGTAGTTGCGGTTATTTTGCGGTTTACACCATTTCACAACGGACGTAATGTCGTGTGGGAACTCAGGGTAAGATCGGACAGTGGAATTTTTATGGAGGATTTTCATCTTATCATGGATCAATATTGTATTCGTTATGATTTGGATAATTTGCGCATCGATGCAGAGAAAGGTAAAGAACCTTATCGGGAGTTGGATTACAAGTTGATCTTAAAGCATGAATCAGATTATGAGGAATTGATTAAGAACCTGCACGACAAATCCTATCAGGTAAAAAAGATGTCTCGTCAGGGAGAAGAACAAATCGATAATACATAG
- a CDS encoding HlyD family efflux transporter periplasmic adaptor subunit has translation MKFNLIYIFWVLAMIGLYFIKQHITSQSLVSFFGSTESESVGVQSELDGQISRILIRPGSYVQKGDTLFILQALELNKKLKEQLLQIDQLKSVDRFDRVLLEQEERITTVQYDSKLTELKTELKELEGKQSFQDKLKESLLGAGHQQAGDLQIQIEGLRKQIEKIELEKSEKLNILGGELSKKFGLNQGLVQQHQSELDYLNEKTGLLFVRATLSGFVEDFKLQAGDFISSKSNLVTITPKKPLKVRGFIPESSELEFEPGSTVRLVSSLRPTVTDSGRIIYCNPRVVELPTRLRKNPEIKAWGREIYIDLSVENPFFIGEKIRIELNPQQSK, from the coding sequence ATGAAATTTAATCTCATTTATATTTTTTGGGTGTTGGCGATGATTGGTTTGTATTTTATCAAACAACACATCACCAGTCAAAGTCTGGTAAGTTTTTTTGGCAGCACGGAATCAGAATCAGTGGGTGTTCAGTCTGAACTCGACGGCCAAATTAGTCGTATCCTGATCAGGCCCGGAAGCTATGTGCAAAAAGGTGATACACTCTTTATTCTTCAGGCATTAGAACTTAATAAAAAATTAAAGGAGCAATTATTGCAAATAGATCAATTGAAGAGCGTTGATCGTTTTGATCGTGTATTACTGGAACAGGAAGAGCGCATTACAACGGTTCAGTATGACAGCAAACTGACTGAATTAAAAACAGAATTGAAAGAACTGGAAGGCAAACAAAGTTTTCAGGATAAATTAAAAGAAAGTTTGCTGGGGGCAGGACATCAGCAAGCTGGAGACCTTCAAATCCAAATTGAGGGACTTAGAAAACAAATTGAAAAAATTGAATTGGAAAAATCTGAGAAGTTAAATATTCTGGGAGGAGAGTTGTCAAAAAAGTTTGGACTCAATCAGGGACTGGTACAACAACATCAATCCGAACTGGATTATCTGAATGAGAAAACCGGATTACTTTTTGTGCGTGCCACGTTGAGTGGTTTTGTGGAAGATTTTAAATTACAAGCAGGTGATTTTATTTCTTCCAAATCCAATTTAGTTACCATCACACCAAAAAAACCGCTGAAGGTAAGAGGCTTTATTCCGGAAAGTTCAGAATTGGAATTTGAACCCGGAAGCACGGTGAGACTGGTGTCTTCCTTGCGACCGACCGTTACTGACAGCGGAAGAATTATTTACTGCAATCCACGAGTAGTGGAGCTTCCTACCAGACTTAGAAAAAATCCCGAAATCAAAGCCTGGGGTCGTGAAATATACATAGACCTTTCCGTAGAAAATCCTTTTTTCATTGGGGAGAAAATCAGAATTGAGTTAAATCCTCAGCAATCAAAATAA